The following are encoded together in the Lathyrus oleraceus cultivar Zhongwan6 chromosome 3, CAAS_Psat_ZW6_1.0, whole genome shotgun sequence genome:
- the LOC127127155 gene encoding RING-H2 finger protein ATL5, translating into MLGSGTNLVTTVIGFGMSATFIVFVCTRIICGRLRGGVESRMMYQIESRYDIEQPEHHVNDPDPEPVLLEAIPTLKFNQEAFSSIEDTQCVICLADYKEREILRIMPKCGHTFHLCCIDIWLRKQSTCPVCRLPLKNSSETKHVRPVTFTMSQPLDEPPHTSERNADIERHVEPTAVNSIQPTSEEPEARQ; encoded by the exons ATGTTGGGTTCAGGGACAAATTTAGTGACAACTGTTATTGGATTTGGCATGAGTGCCACTTTCATTGTTTTTGTTTGTACAAGAATCATTTGTGGAAGACTTAGAGGTGGTGTTGAATCTAGGATGATGTATCAGATTGAATCAAGATATGATATAGAACAG CCAGAACATCATGTTAATGACCCTGATCCTGAACCAGTTCTGCTTGAAGCAATCCCCACTTTGAAGTTCAATCAAGAGGCTTTCAGTTCCATTGAAGATACACA GTGTGTAATATGTTTGGCGGACTACAAAGAAAGAGAAATATTGCGAATCATGCCGAAATGCGGCCACACTTTTCATCTTTGTTGCATTGATATATGGCTGAGGAAACAATCTACCTGTCCAGTATGCCGTCTGCCGTTGAAAAACTCGTCCGAAACAAAACACGTGAGACCCGTtacattcaccatgagccaaCCTCTCGACGAGCCGCCACATACATCAGAAAGGAACGCGGATATTGAGAGGCACGTCGAACCTACTGCTGTTAACTCCATACAACCAACTTCCGAAGAACCAGAAGCAAGGCAATAG